CACCCTGGCTTTGCAAGCTAAAAAGTATCCGGACGTAGATATGCCGACTGCCATCACCCAAATAGCAGGCCGCCAAATAGCTGCCGAGAAAATCCCGTCGTGGAAAGAGATAGAAGATATATGGTATCCGAAACACCTATCAATGGAGCAATGCTCTTCGGAAATCACCGCCCGTTACAAAGCAACTCTCCTGCAAGGCGATTCTCTGACCGACCTTACCGCAGGATTCGGAATAGACTGTTCTTTCCTTGCCGCCGGACTCAAATCAGCCACCTACGTAGAACGTCAGGAAGAGCTTTGTGAAATTGCAGCACACAACTTTCCCATACTCAACCTGAACCATATAACCGTCAGAAACGAGGATGGAGTAGCCCATCTGAAAGCAATGTCCCCCGTAGACTGTATCTTCCTCGACCCTGCCCGCCGCAACGAGCACGGCGGTAAAACCGTCGCCATCTCCGACTGCGAACCGGATGTCGCCAAACTGGAAGAGCTTTTACTAAGCAAAGCCAAACTGGTAATGGTCAAGCTGTCCCCCATGCTCGACCTCTCACTGGCTTTGAAAGAGTTGAAACATACGCAGGAAGTCCACATCATATCCGTCAATAACGAATGTAAAGAGCTACTATTATTGCTCGGACAAGATACACCGGAAGAAATTCCAATTCATTGCGTGAACCTCTCTACTAAAAGCGAACAGAAAATACAAGGCAAACAGAAGGAACAAAGAGAACAACACTTCGTTTTCACCCGTGAACAGGAACAACGCGGCGAATGTACCTACACAGACACATTGGAGAATTACCTGTATGAGCCGAATACATCTCTCCTGAAAGCCGGTGCCTTCCGCAGTATTGCCGCAGCCTATCCTGTAAAGAAGCTGCATCCTAACAGTCACCTTTACACTTCCGATAGTCTGATTACAGACTTCCCCGGAAGAACATTCCGCATCGTCAGCCAGTGCAGCTTCAATAAGAAGGAAATAAAAGAGAGCCTGGCAGACCTCAAGAAAGCAAATCTTACTGTCCGCAACTTTCCCGCATCGGTAGCCGAACTTCGTAAACGAATCAGCCTGACAGAAGGCGGAGAAGCCTATTTATTTGCCAGCACCCTAAATAATGGACAAAAAGTTTTAATACGTTGCGAAAAAGTCTAGTTTATTTGCTAGTTTTGTAAAAACTAACTAGCTAATACATTTATTCAAGATGAATCAAACACAAGTGAGAACAATTCTTTTATTGATTGTACTGATTTGCCACACACCTCTCTTTGCGCAGAGGAATTTTGAGCGGCATGAGTTCTCTTTCCATGTCGGCTATGGCAATATGTTCAAAGGCACGCCCAGCCTGACATTGAGCACCCACAGCTACCAACGCGAGCTTGCACAAGGCGTTAGCTGGGACGGGCAATACTACTTCCGACCTCTCAAGCGTTTCATTTTCGGAGCTGTCTACACGGGATTCTCTTCCAAAGGAAGTCATTCGGAAGGGAGCGACCACCTGTTGATTCATTTCATCGGTGCTCAAATCGGAATGTGCAATGCCAACACAAAACATTGGCAGGTTCGTATGACTGCAGGCCCCGGTGGGATGTTCTTCCGGAACAACAGTCAGGTATTCGGTAAAACACGAAAAGTAACAGCCGGAAATATCGGGCTTCTTATCAACAGCAACGTCAACTACAAGCTGACTCCCAATTTGGGAATCGGGATAGGAGTACAATATCTGGCTACCGGACTTTTCAGAATGAAATCCCATTATCATGGAGAAACAGTCACTGTCAAATTTGACGAGAATCAGGATGCCAACCTCTCCCGTCTCAATATCTCCGGCGGACTATCTTATTATTTTTAACGAAAACCACCAATAACCATGAAGAAATATATACTCATTCTTCTCTCCATCATCAATTTTTGGAGCTGTATAGATGACGAAACAGTTGACGTCACAGTAATGCCACCCGCCACAACCACAGGCGAAAATACATTCGGATGTCTCGTAGACGGCTGGCTCTATGTAGGCGGACGTTATCGGAATTGGGACCAATCCGGATTATGGACCAGCAAATCGTTTTTCTATGACGAAAAAGAAAAACAACTATCTGCTTCTGTTGCCGTAAACCCCGATTTTAATATCAGATTCACCATCTTGTCTCCCAAAGAAGGCGAGGAATCTGTCATCACCGACATAAAGTTTGCAGAAAAGGAATTGGAAAACGGAACAGCCTTTATAAGCCGCTTTGACACAAGCATGAAGATAATCAGCGGTACATTCGGCAACGGCAACCAGCTGACTAACGGACGTTTCGACGTTCACTACACCACGACGTCCACGCCCGACAGCAACTGACAGGCACGCCAAGCTAAGAAAGACATACAATCGTAACATATTTGTTACGCGTTCTTCAATGAACTGTAAAAAGTAAGAAACGTCAACCCTCTACTTTTGCAGCAAATAATTAACGCACGCTAACATTTATGAAACGACTTTTAAAATTACTCTCATTCGCTCTTTTAATGATGAGCACAAGCGGCAGCACTTTCGCAGAAGAGAGAGTGAACGTAGTCAAACAAGGGACTATCCGCGGACGAATTGTAGACACTTCCAAACAGATTCTTCCGGGAGCATCCATTTACATCGAAAACCTGAAAACCGGAGTGACCAGTGATGTCAACGGTTACTACACATTCGCCAATCTTACACCGGGCACATACACCGTAAAAGTCAGTTATGTAGGTTACTCACCCGTTGAAATGAAAATCACCATCCCTGCCGGAAAGACACTCGAAAAAGACGTAGTGCTCAATGAGGGACTGGAATTGCAGGAAGTAGTGGTAGGCGGCGCTTTCCAGGGCCAACGCCGTGCCATCAATTCGCAAAAGAACCAATTAGGAATCACCAATATCGTTTCTGCCGACCAGGTCGGAAAATTTCCCGACTCCAATATAGGCGATGCCCTGAAACGTATCTCAGGCATCAACGTACAATATGATCAGGGAGAGGCCCGCTTCGGACAAGTCCGCGGAACTTCTGCCGACCTTAGTTCGGTGACTATCAACGGCAACCGTGTCCCGTCTGCCGAAGGAGACACCCGCAACGTGCAATTAGACCTAATTCCTTCCGACATGATTCAGACCATCGAAGTCAATAAGGTAGTCACCCCGGATATGGACGGTGACGCTATCGGCGGTTCCATCAACCTGATCACCAAGAACTCACCTTATAAACGCACCATCGCAGCCACTGCCGGAAGCGGTTACAACTGGATAAGCGAAAAAGCGCAGCTAAACCTCGGCTTCACTTACGGCGACCGTTTCTTTCATGATAAACTGGGAGTAATACTATCCGCTTCTTATCAGAATGCCCCCTCAGGTTCGGACGACGTAGAGTTTGTATGGGGCCAGGATTCCGAAGGTACTCTCTGCCTGACGGACTATCAAATCCGCCAGTACTACGTCACCCGCGAACGCCAAAGTTACTCCGCAGCTTTCGACTGGGACATCAACGCCAACCACAAACTGACTTTCAAAGGCATCTTCAACAACCGTAACGACTGGGAAAACCGCTACCGTCTTACCTTGAAAGACCTCAACAAAGATGTCAACAAGAAAAAAGAAGGAGCCATAGCCGACAATAACGCAAGCGTACGCCTGCAGACCAAAGCCGGAAGCTCCAACAACCGCAACGCCCGACTCGAACGTCAGCGTACAATGGACTTCACC
The DNA window shown above is from Bacteroides faecium and carries:
- a CDS encoding THUMP-like domain-containing protein; translation: MKISPETQLFIREHQSDDVRTLALQAKKYPDVDMPTAITQIAGRQIAAEKIPSWKEIEDIWYPKHLSMEQCSSEITARYKATLLQGDSLTDLTAGFGIDCSFLAAGLKSATYVERQEELCEIAAHNFPILNLNHITVRNEDGVAHLKAMSPVDCIFLDPARRNEHGGKTVAISDCEPDVAKLEELLLSKAKLVMVKLSPMLDLSLALKELKHTQEVHIISVNNECKELLLLLGQDTPEEIPIHCVNLSTKSEQKIQGKQKEQREQHFVFTREQEQRGECTYTDTLENYLYEPNTSLLKAGAFRSIAAAYPVKKLHPNSHLYTSDSLITDFPGRTFRIVSQCSFNKKEIKESLADLKKANLTVRNFPASVAELRKRISLTEGGEAYLFASTLNNGQKVLIRCEKV